The following are encoded in a window of Armatimonas rosea genomic DNA:
- a CDS encoding Fic family protein: MDPADYTHDDAGRVVQTPQGYAAFVPAPLPPELVYDPVLVLALSRADAALSELAGLGRTLPNPHLLIQPYVRREAVLSSRIEGTRADVADVLLDELVEPGQAVEEDLREVRNYITALEYGIERLSELPLSLRLVREIHGKLLEGVRGNVATPGEFRRSQNWIGAPGSTLATAAYVPPPLEHLMDCLSDWERFAHERDTLPELIQCALLHEQFEAIHPFLDGNGRVGRLLITLFLIERGRLDQPLLYLSEYIEAHRQGYYDSLQRVRTHADWRGWLMYFLEGVAVTAKKGVVQAGKLFALREELREKLRSKPRAVALLDALFDNPYVTALRVQELLEVSDPTARQVIAYLEREGVLIEKTGRSWGKVYVAIPILAALEARS, encoded by the coding sequence ATGGACCCGGCAGACTATACTCATGATGATGCGGGGCGGGTTGTTCAGACGCCGCAGGGCTACGCGGCTTTTGTACCCGCGCCCTTGCCGCCCGAGCTGGTCTACGATCCCGTGCTGGTCTTGGCGCTCTCACGGGCGGATGCTGCCCTCTCGGAGCTGGCGGGGCTGGGACGCACGCTTCCTAACCCTCACTTGCTGATCCAACCGTATGTCCGGCGGGAGGCAGTGCTGTCGTCGCGCATCGAGGGGACACGTGCTGATGTGGCCGATGTGCTCCTGGATGAGCTAGTAGAGCCTGGGCAGGCGGTCGAGGAAGACCTGCGTGAGGTGCGTAACTACATCACGGCGCTGGAGTACGGTATAGAGCGGCTTTCAGAGCTGCCTCTTTCGCTCCGCTTGGTACGCGAGATCCATGGCAAGCTACTGGAGGGGGTGCGCGGCAATGTAGCAACGCCTGGTGAGTTTCGGCGCTCTCAAAACTGGATCGGGGCTCCGGGGAGCACGCTGGCAACGGCTGCCTATGTGCCACCGCCCCTTGAGCACCTGATGGACTGCCTCTCGGACTGGGAGCGCTTTGCCCATGAGCGCGACACGCTCCCCGAGCTGATTCAGTGCGCTTTGCTCCACGAGCAGTTCGAGGCGATCCACCCGTTTCTGGATGGCAATGGTCGTGTAGGGCGATTGCTCATCACGTTGTTTCTGATCGAGCGGGGGCGCTTGGACCAGCCACTGCTCTATCTCTCGGAGTACATCGAGGCGCACCGCCAGGGCTACTACGACTCGCTCCAGCGGGTACGTACACACGCAGACTGGCGGGGCTGGCTCATGTACTTTCTGGAGGGTGTGGCGGTCACAGCCAAGAAGGGTGTGGTGCAGGCAGGGAAGCTGTTTGCGCTGCGCGAGGAGCTGCGGGAGAAGCTGCGCTCCAAGCCACGGGCAGTGGCGCTGTTGGATGCGCTCTTTGATAATCCCTATGTGACCGCATTGCGTGTTCAGGAGCTGCTGGAGGTCTCCGATCCTACGGCGCGGCAGGTAATCGCGTATCTGGAGCGTGAGGGAGTGCTGATCGAGAAGACGGGGCGCTCCTGGGGGAAGGTCTATGTCGCCATACCGATCCTGGCTGCGCTGGAGGCACGCTCGTGA